A window of Vigna unguiculata cultivar IT97K-499-35 chromosome 4, ASM411807v1, whole genome shotgun sequence contains these coding sequences:
- the LOC114180454 gene encoding LOW QUALITY PROTEIN: putative serine carboxypeptidase-like 23 (The sequence of the model RefSeq protein was modified relative to this genomic sequence to represent the inferred CDS: inserted 2 bases in 1 codon; substituted 1 base at 1 genomic stop codon): MGTFGYTAPEYITTGPGCSSVAYDASEEIGPFCVNKTGSSLYLNPDACNRANILFLESSAGVGFSNTNTNSDLKTSGDKRISINALIFLIRWLSRFPXYKYRXFYIAGESYAGHYVPWLAKKIHDYNKNNPQIINLKGFINWKDSEISVLPIYKELIAAGLKIWVFR, from the exons ATGGGCACCTTTGGCTACACTGCTCCTGAGTATATTACCACAG GGCCTGGATGCTCATCTGTAGCATACGATGCATCAGAGGAAATTGGGCCATTTTGTGTAAACAAAACTGGATCTTCTCTGTATCTCAATCCAGATGCATGCAACAGAG caaatattctttttcttgaatcaTCTGCTGGTGTTGGCTTCTCAAACACAAATACCAACTCTGATCTCAAAACTTCAGGGGACAAAAGAATAAGTATAA ATGCACTGATTTTTCTAATCAGATGGTTGTCAAGGTTTCCATAGTATAAATATAG GTTTTACATTGCTGGGGAGAGCTATGCAG GGCACTATGTCCCCTGGTTGGCTAAGAAAATCCATGACtataacaaaaacaatcccCAAATTATTAATCTCAAAGGGTTCATT AATTGGAAGGATTCTGAAATTTCTGTGCTGCCTATATATAAAGAGTTAATTGCTGCAGGATTGAAAATATGGGTATTCAG GTAA
- the LOC114182376 gene encoding probable inactive ATP-dependent zinc metalloprotease FTSHI 3, chloroplastic, protein MACFSIPCNTGSFVIVTPSMAQPTYFGVCGGLGTRLSVLTSLGFNQCYKFPHEFVWAKKLRYCDGRSRVPSLRVPYCCKTPHGVSSSNKIEPFVSRSKGERKTHYGKGEGNRLKKRFSLRLRPRLRLLAMRMKRASIKSILNELEVLIRKNIRAVAFSASVSVVFSLCFLFLKLTALPPPKSVPYSDLITSLQNGYVEKVLVEEGSRRIYYNMKSQNVENDRVSGEESQVVDVATDVDVDKIGSEGASRAGQTPVVNVIKKLSKTRASIPEWQYSTRKIDHDEKFLVSLMREKGVTYSSSPQSVLMSMRSTLITVITLWIPLIPLMWLLYRQLSAANSPARKQRPNSQTVGFDDVEGVDSAKVELMEIVSCLQGDINYRKLGAKLPRGVLLVGPPGTGKTLLARAVAGEAGVPFFTVSASEFVELFVGRGAARIRDLFNAARKFAPSIIFIDELDAVGGKRGRSFNDERDQTLNQLLTEMDGFESEMRVVVIAATNRPEALDPALCRPGRFSRKVYVGEPDEEGRRKILGVHLRGVPLEEDTNIICHLIASLSTGFVGADLANIVNESALLAARRGSETVAREDIMEAIERAKFGINDKQLRSSKIRKELTKLFPWMPSLMGKNERRQDDLQGPLGYQSLS, encoded by the exons ATGGCTTGTTTTTCTATACCCTGTAATACTGGGTCATTTGTTATTGTTACCCCTTCCATGGCCCAACCAACATATTTTGGGGTGTGTGGAGGTTTGGGTACTAGGTTATCTGTTTTGACTTCTTTAGGGTTTAACCAATGCTACAAGTTTCCACATGAGTTTGTTTGGGCCAAGAAGCTAAGGTATTGTGATGGTAGAAGTAGAGTTCCCTCATTAAGGGTTCCTTATTGTTGCAAGACTCCACACGGTGTTTCAAGTAGCAATAAAATTGAGCCATTTGTGAGTAGAAGCAAGGGTGAGAGGAAAACTCACTATGGTAAGGGTGAAGGTAATAGGTTGAAGAAGAGGTTTTCATTGAGATTGCGGCCAAGGTTACGGTTATTGGCTATGAGAATGAAAAGGGCTTCCATTAAGTCCATTTTGAATGAATTAGAGGTACTTATTCGTAAGAACATTAGAGCAGTGGCATTTTCTGCCTCAGTTTCTGTTGTGTTCAGCCTTTGTTTCctgtttctaaaattgacagCACTCCCCCCTCCAAAATCTGTTCCATATTCTGACTTGATCACCAGCCTTCAGAATGGATATGTTGAAAAGGTTTTAGTTGAAGAGGGGTCGCGGCGTATATATTACAACATGAAGTCCCAAAATGTTGAAAATGATCGTGTTTCTGGTGAAGAATCTCAAGTTGTAGATGTTGCCACTGATGTGGATGTTGATAAGATAGGGAGTGAGGGTGCTTCTAGGGCTGGCCAAACTCCAGTGGTGAATGTAATAAAGAAACTCTCTAAGACACGAGCTTCAATTCCGGAATGGCAGTATTCCACAAGAAAAATAGATCATGATGAAAAATTCCTTGTTAGTTTGATGAGAGAAAAAGGGGTCACATATAGCTCTTCCCCTCAATCTGTGTTGATGTCAATGAGGAGTACTTTGATCACTGTGATAACACTGTGGATACCTTTAATTCCACTGATGTGGCTTCTATATCGGCAACTTTCTGCTGCTAATAGTCCTGCAAGGAAGCAGAGGCCTAATAGTCAGACAGTTGGATTTGATGATGTGGAAGGTGTTGATTCTGCAAAAGTAGAGCTCATGGAG ATAGTTTCATGTCTTCAAGGAGATATAAATTACCGCAAGCTAGGGGCAAAGTTACCTAGAGGGGTGCTGCTGGTGGGTCCTCCGGGAACTGGGAAGACACTACTTGCACGAGCAGTGGCAGGGGAAGCAGGTGTACCCTTTTTCACTGTGTCTGCTAGTGAGTTTGTGGAGTTATTTGTTGGAAGAGGGGCGGCTAGAATCAGAGACCTTTTCAACGCGGCGAGAAAATTTGCACCATCAATCATATTCATTGATGAACTTGATGCAGTAGGAGGCAAGCGTGGAAGAAGTTTCAATGATGAGCGTGACCAGACACTAAACCAG TTGCTGACAGAAATGGATGGATTTGAATCTGAGATGAGAGTGGTAGTGATTGCAGCAACTAACCGACCGGAAGCCTTGGATCCGGCTTTATGCCGGCCCGGTCGGTTCTCAAGAAAAGTATATGTAGGTGAACCTGATGAAGAAGGAAGGAGAAAAATATTGGGTGTGCATCTGAGAGGAGTTCCTTTGGAGGAGGACACTAACATCATTTGCCATTTAATTGCTTCTCTTAGTACTGGTTTTGTTGGTGCTGATTTGGCAAATATTGTCAATGAATCCGCTTTGCTTGCTGCTCGTAGAG GTAGTGAAACTGTGGCAAGGGAAGACATAATGGAAGCTATTGAAAGAGCAAAATTCGGAATCAATGATAAGCAATTGAGGTCTAGTAAAATAAGAAAGGAGCTAACCAAGCTATTCCCTTGGATGCCATCACTCATgggaaaaaatgaaagaagacaGGATGATCTTCAAGGACCATTAGGTTATCAATCACTGAGTTGA